TTTTTTATAGACATCCAATATTTTGAATCCCATGGACAGTGCCATGCCTGCGGCAGCGGCAGCCAGGCCAGCAAGAAGACGGTTGACCTCAGAGATGGCACTGACCTGAAAATAGATCAGGCCTAAAACCATCAACAAAGTAAAAGGAAAAAGAATGATCCCAGCTATTGCAGCCAAGGATCCAGGAACACCTTTAAAAATTGAGCCGATGTATACCGACATATTGATCTGATTCGGTCCTGGGAAAAGACGCGCAACAGTCAATCCCGTGACAAACGATTCAGACGTCATCCAATGACGTCGCTCAACAATGATCCGGTGACTCCAGAGTGACATTCCTCCACCAAAGGCAGAGAAAGCAACCTGCATCATGCAAACAAAAAGCTCAAGGAGACCTGGGTTTGCAGTTTGCTCCAGCTGCAAACCGGTGTCGGTG
Above is a window of Synechococcus sp. BIOS-U3-1 DNA encoding:
- a CDS encoding chromate transporter — translated: MSDTTDTGLQLEQTANPGLLELFVCMMQVAFSAFGGGMSLWSHRIIVERRHWMTSESFVTGLTVARLFPGPNQINMSVYIGSIFKGVPGSLAAIAGIILFPFTLLMVLGLIYFQVSAISEVNRLLAGLAAAAAGMALSMGFKILDVYKKDYLALAIAGIVFVCLQGFKFPLIPVVLVSGAISMSLYWPRGQRR